The DNA sequence GCAGCTCGTCGAATTTCAACGAGCGATCACTTGTCGTGACATTGGCGCTGAGGTTGATGCTGCTGTCGGGCAGGGTGCGATCGGTCTTGCCCTGATACCAAGCGGCAAGCGTTTGCAAGGATGCCGTCGAAAGCTGGAGCCGGCCCGAACTGATCGGCGTCTGCGAGAGACTGCCGATGCCTTCGAAAGAGAGATTCAATGGCGTCGAGGCAAACGATGTCCTGAGCGTCGTGTTGCGGCCGGCAAGCAGAGCCAGTGGCTCGTCGCAGTCGAGCGTCCAGGTCACCGGCTGTCCACTGAGGCTGCCCGAGAACTGCGCGCCCAGAGGCTCGGAGAACGATGGCCACTTGACCGTTCCGGAGATGCCCGAGAATTCGCGGGTCTGATTGGTGATGAGGTCGATGACCTGCAGGCGTCCGTTTTCCACCGTGACGTCGCCGAAGGGCGTATCGTCTCCGGAAGTCGGTCGCTCCGGCGACGTCAACCAGTGCGGGCGTTGCCAGTTGAGCGTGCCGTCTGTCCGTCTTTCCAGCGTGACGACCGGTTCGATCAGACGGATGTCCTCGAGGTCCGGGTCGCCATCGATCGCCGAAAGCAGGCTGAAGGACGCGGTTATGCTGCCGATATGCGCGAGCTTGCGTGACGTGCCATCTGCCGTCTCGATTGTCGCGGCGCGAAGCGTGAGGGTCGGTTCGGGCCAGAAGCTGATCTCGGGATTGCCAGCGATCCGGCTTTTTCCACCGGACCAGGCGTCGAGCATGTGTTCTACAGTCGGGCGCACGTCGGCGGTGGAGATCACCAGAGGCAGCGCGGCGTTGTAGGCGACGGCAAGCCCCACACCGATCGCTGCGGCCCAGAGGAAGTGGCGACGGCTGAGCGGCGACCGCAGGCGTGCGTCGCGCATCTTATGCAGGAAATTCCGTGTCATGTCTGCCTGGTCGCCATCGCTTGGATCACGCATGTTGGATAGGCCTTCGATCTTCAGAAATCAAATGCGATGGACAGGAAACAGACAGGTAAATGTCGTCTGCGCGATGCCGGGGTGACTGCAGGTACTGTTTATTTTGCGATGCAGCATGGTATAGAGAGCGCGGAGCAGGAGTGGAGGAAAGCATGCAAGCAGAGCAGCCGTTGTGGGTTCCGAGTCCCGAGATCCGTGTGCATAGCCCCATGGCTGAATTTATCGCCTGGTGCAGCGAACGCTTCGGCAGAACCTTTGCGGATTATGACGCGTTCCATGCATGGTCGGTGGCCGAGCGTGGTGACTTCTGGACCGCAGTCTGGGAGCATTGCAATGTCATCGGCGAGCGCGGCGCGACCGCTCTCGTCAACGGCGACCGGATGCTCGATGCCCGTTTTTTCCCCGAAGCGAAGCTGAACTTCGCCGAAAACCTGCTTCGCGAAACCGGTGACGGCGATGCGCTCGTCTTCCGCGGCGAGGACAAGGTCGACTATCGCCTGTCGTGGAATGATTTGCGTGCCCTTGTATCGCGCCTGCAGCAGGCCTTGAATGCGCAAGGTATTGGCCCTGGCGATCGCGTCGCGGCGATGATGCCGAATATGCCGGAAACCATCGCGCTGATGCTGGCGACCGCCTCGATCGGGGCGATCTGGTCCTCCTGTTCTCCCGATTTCGGCGAGCAGGGCGTTCTCGATCGCTTCGGCCAGATCGCGCCGAAGCTGTTCATCTCCTGCGATGGCTACTGGTATAACGGCAAGCGTCAGGACGTCGACGCGAAGGTGCGCGCGGTCTCCGCAAACCTAGCCGTGCCGGTATTGATTATCCCCTATGCTGGCGACAGTGCGGCGCTTGCGGCCTCGATCGCGGGCGGCAATACGCTTGGAGAATTTATCGCTCCGTTCGAGGCGAAGGCGCTGACCTTCGAACGGCTGCCGTTCAGCCATCCGCTCTATGTGCTGTTTTCGTCGGGCACGACGGGTGTTCCGAAGTGCATCGTGCATTCGGCCGGCGGAACCTTGCTGCAGCACCTGAAGGAACATCGCTTCCACTGCGGCCTTCGTCGCGGTGAAAAGCTCTTCTACTTCACCACCTGCGGCTGGATGATGTGGAACTGGCTGGTCTCGGGCCTGGCGGTCGGCGCCACGCTTTGCCTCTTCGACGGCTCGCCCTTCTATCCCGATGGCAACGTGCTCTTTGACTATGCCGCTGCCGAAAGGTTCGCTGTGTTCGGCACCTCGGCCAAGTACATCGATGCGGTCCGCAAGGGCGGTTTCGTGCCGGCCAAGACTCATGACCTCTCGACCCTGCGGCTGCTCACCTCCACCGGTTCGCCCTTGTCGCCGGAGGGCTTCTCCTTCGTCTATGAAGGGATCAAGTCGGACGTCCAGCTCGCTTCGATTTCCGGTGGCACGGATATCGTCTCCTGCTTCGTGCTCGGCAATCCCTTGAAGCCGGTCTGGCGCGGTGAGATCCAGGGCCCGGGCCTCGGGCTGGCTATCGACGTCTGGAACGATGACGGGCAGTCCGTGCGTGGTGAAAAGGGCGAACTCGTTTGCACCAAGGCGTTCCCGTCGATGCCGGTGATGTTCTGG is a window from the Ensifer adhaerens genome containing:
- a CDS encoding acetoacetate--CoA ligase, which gives rise to MQAEQPLWVPSPEIRVHSPMAEFIAWCSERFGRTFADYDAFHAWSVAERGDFWTAVWEHCNVIGERGATALVNGDRMLDARFFPEAKLNFAENLLRETGDGDALVFRGEDKVDYRLSWNDLRALVSRLQQALNAQGIGPGDRVAAMMPNMPETIALMLATASIGAIWSSCSPDFGEQGVLDRFGQIAPKLFISCDGYWYNGKRQDVDAKVRAVSANLAVPVLIIPYAGDSAALAASIAGGNTLGEFIAPFEAKALTFERLPFSHPLYVLFSSGTTGVPKCIVHSAGGTLLQHLKEHRFHCGLRRGEKLFYFTTCGWMMWNWLVSGLAVGATLCLFDGSPFYPDGNVLFDYAAAERFAVFGTSAKYIDAVRKGGFVPAKTHDLSTLRLLTSTGSPLSPEGFSFVYEGIKSDVQLASISGGTDIVSCFVLGNPLKPVWRGEIQGPGLGLAIDVWNDDGQSVRGEKGELVCTKAFPSMPVMFWNDPEGAKYRAAYFERFDNVWCHGDFAEWTQHGGIIIHGRSDATLNPGGVRIGTAEIYNQVEQMEEVAEALCIGQDWEDDVRVVLFVRLASGVALTDDLTKAIKNRIRVGASPRHVPAKVIAVADIPRTKSGKIVELAVRDVVHGRPVKNKEALANPEALDLFAGLEALKN
- a CDS encoding AsmA family protein; the encoded protein is MTRNFLHKMRDARLRSPLSRRHFLWAAAIGVGLAVAYNAALPLVISTADVRPTVEHMLDAWSGGKSRIAGNPEISFWPEPTLTLRAATIETADGTSRKLAHIGSITASFSLLSAIDGDPDLEDIRLIEPVVTLERRTDGTLNWQRPHWLTSPERPTSGDDTPFGDVTVENGRLQVIDLITNQTREFSGISGTVKWPSFSEPLGAQFSGSLSGQPVTWTLDCDEPLALLAGRNTTLRTSFASTPLNLSFEGIGSLSQTPISSGRLQLSTASLQTLAAWYQGKTDRTLPDSSINLSANVTTSDRSLKFDELQLALGGANATGVLDVSTSANDTPRIEGTLAFDHISLNGLQPLIDQLPVEPDDVAKQLGDAFARTWRADVRLSAQEALIGPLRLVDLAAGIIVDHGRASIDIADSTYANGRLSGRIAVSEAGLAKGGKLELVLKNADLAAALADFGFTGPIPTGRGNVNFDLVTEHPFWTEQAAEASGRIRLSLANGSLSGFDANAFADLVRAGEFFSLAQASDGSFAFQRADIEASFGQGSARLNQALFTGQTGSLSVNGVIPYRTGSLALAGTFIDMLNAGQRLRFFVGGSWPNAVISPLSVLGEPN